One genomic region from Cyanobium usitatum str. Tous encodes:
- a CDS encoding thiazole synthase: MTGTGKYPSLAAMQASLTASDCEIVTVAVRRVQSQAAGHVGLLEAIDWQRIWMLPNTAGCATAEEAIRVARLGRELAKLAGQEDNCFVKLEVIPDTRHLLPDPFGTLAAAEQLVKEGFTVLPYINADPLLAKRLEEAGCATVMPLGSPIGSGQGIRNAANIALIIENAKVPVVVDAGIGVPSEAAQAMEMGADALLINSAIALAGDPPAMARAMAMACEAGRSAFQAGRLPIRANANPSSPEVGRVGS; the protein is encoded by the coding sequence ATGACCGGCACCGGCAAATATCCGAGCCTGGCGGCCATGCAGGCCAGCCTGACGGCCAGCGACTGCGAAATCGTGACCGTTGCCGTGCGACGGGTCCAGAGCCAAGCTGCCGGCCATGTAGGCCTGCTGGAGGCCATCGACTGGCAGCGCATCTGGATGTTGCCCAACACGGCCGGCTGTGCCACCGCCGAGGAGGCGATCCGGGTGGCCCGCCTGGGACGGGAGCTGGCAAAGCTGGCAGGCCAGGAGGACAACTGCTTCGTGAAGCTGGAGGTGATTCCAGACACCCGTCATTTGCTGCCCGATCCATTCGGCACCCTGGCGGCCGCTGAGCAACTGGTGAAGGAGGGCTTCACGGTGCTGCCCTACATCAATGCCGATCCACTCCTGGCCAAGCGACTCGAAGAGGCTGGCTGCGCCACCGTGATGCCCCTAGGTTCGCCGATCGGCTCGGGCCAGGGCATCCGCAACGCCGCCAACATCGCCCTGATCATCGAAAACGCCAAGGTGCCCGTGGTGGTAGACGCCGGTATCGGCGTGCCCAGCGAAGCCGCCCAGGCCATGGAAATGGGCGCAGACGCCCTGCTGATCAACAGCGCCATTGCCCTGGCAGGCGACCCCCCGGCGATGGCGCGGGCCATGGCCATGGCCTGCGAGGCCGGCCGCAGCGCCTTCCAGGCTGGTCGGCTGCCCATACGGGCAAACGCCAATCCAAGTTCGCCCGAGGTTGGCCGGGTAGGGAGCTGA